The genomic stretch TCCGGCACGATGCGGTAGTGCAGCGGCGACGGGTAGAAATACACCGGCACGCCCGAGATCAGCGGCAGCACCGTGCCCGCCGTCATGCCGAAGGAATGGAAGATCGGCAACACGTTGAACACCTTGTCGCCAGAGTGGAAGTCGATGCGCGAGGCCGCCTGCGCGGCATTGGCCAGGATGTTGCGGTGGGTGAGCACGACGCCCTTCGGCGTGCCTTCCGAGCCGGAGGTGAACAGGATCACCGCCGGATCGTCAGCCTTGCGCGGTGCGCGCGGCGTCGACTTGCGCAACAGGCCGAGCAGCTTGTCCCTGAGGCCGATGGTCTTGCGCAGATCGTCGAGCCAGACGATGTCGACCGAGCGGCCGATCTCCTCGACCACCGCACCAAGCTTGGCCTGCTCGACGAAGGCGCGCGAGGTGAGCACGGTGCGCACTTCTGCGGCCTTGCAGGCGGACAGGATGTTGGCGGCACCCGCGGTGAAGTTGATCATAGCCGGCACCTTGCCGGCCGACATGACGCCAAGCAGCGTCGCGCAGGAGCCGTTGGCGTTGGGCAGCATGATGCCGAGCGTCTGCTGGTCGGCATAAAGGTTCTGGAATTTCTCGCCAAGCACGGCGGCCGCCGTCAGCAGCTTGCCATAGCTCAGCGAGCCGGTGACCGGATCCTGCACGGCGAGCCGTTTCATGCCGCGTTCATTCGCCGTCAGGATGATCTTTTCCAGCACCGTCCTGTCGATGTCCTGGGTGCGGAAGACGAGATCCGACATGACCTGGTAGAGGGCGGCACCCGCCGCGGCGCGGCGCTGGCGGCCCTTCAGTTCCGGCGGCACTTGCAGCTTGACCGGTTCCAGTATGGTCACCTTGACCTTCGGGAACAGGCGGCGGCGCACATGCTGCGACGTCAGCCGCGAGAACGGGCTTTTCTCCAGCCCGTCGATGCGGATCGGCACGACCATCGAGCCGGTCTTGTCCGCCACCATGGCGGCGCCGTCATAGACCTTCATCAGCCCGCCGGTGACGGTGATGCGGCCTTCGGGGAAGATGACCAGCGGATCGCCGCCCTGCACGATCTTGATCAGCGTGCGGGTCGACATCGGCTTGGCCGGATTGAGCGGCAAAGCGCGGGCAAGCTTCATGAACGGCTTCATCCACCAGGCCTGGGCGATGGTGTAGTCGATGGCGAAGACCGGCTCCTCATCGGTCAGCGTCAGCGCCAGCGGACCGTCGAGGAAGCTGACATGGTTGAGCGCCAGGATCGGCGCCTTGCCGGCCGCCTTGAGGTTCTCCATGCCCTCGACCTCCAGGCGCAGGAAGGCGCGGAACAGGATGGAGACGAAGTCACGGAACGCGTTGGTCGGCAGGAATTTCAGCATCAGCCAGGCGGCGACGGCGTTGGCCACGGCCAGGCCGAACAGGATGCCGCCGGTGGAGACTTTCGTCTGGATCAAGGCGACAACAATACCGCCTACCGTCATGAAGCCGGCATTGACGATGCTGACCGCGGCGACGACGCGGGCGCGGCGCGCTTCCGGCGACCAGGCCTGCACGGCGGCGAAGGTCGGCACCACGAGGAAGGCGCTGGCGATGGCCATGGCGGCGAGGTCGATCGCTACACGGATCGTGTTTGGCCCGGCGAAGAACAGCGCAAGTGTTTGCGCCTTCGGCGAAGGCTGCATGCTCCAGACGGCCCAGGCCAAATGCAGGCCGAACAGCGCCAGCAGCGCCGTTCCGACCGGCGCGGGCAGAAGCACGATGCGGCCCTGCGACATCCATGCGGCAATCGCCGAACCGATGGCGATCGAGACGGCAAACACCGCGAGATAGACGGTGACGGCGATCTCGTCGCCGCCGAGCGAATCCTTGATCAAGGTCGGCAGAATCGAGAGCACGATGGCGCCGATCAGCCAGAACCACGAGGTCATCAGGCCGGCGCGCCAGATGCGCATATCGGTGCGCAATTCGCTGACCTGGCGCCAGGTCGAGCGGAAGATGTTCTTGTCGATGGCAAGGTTGGGCGCCGCCGAACCGGTGGGCGGAATGTAGCGGCTTACGAACCAGCAGCCGACGGCGAGGGCCATCATGATCGGGCCGAACACCATGACGCCAATGCCGTCGGCCGAGACGACGCCGCCGGCGATCGTGCCGCCGAGGATGGCGGCAAACGTGGCCGACTCGATC from Mesorhizobium sp. 113-3-3 encodes the following:
- a CDS encoding acyl-[ACP]--phospholipid O-acyltransferase, with protein sequence MNTHLMLSRRFAPLFWTQFLSAFNDNFLKNTLVFLILFTLAADQAASLVTLAGAVFMAPFLLLSALGGEIADRFDKALIARRLKFAEIAAAAVSVAGIALSSIPVLMTALLMFGIISALFGPIKYGILPDHLERKELPKANAWIESATFAAILGGTIAGGVVSADGIGVMVFGPIMMALAVGCWFVSRYIPPTGSAAPNLAIDKNIFRSTWRQVSELRTDMRIWRAGLMTSWFWLIGAIVLSILPTLIKDSLGGDEIAVTVYLAVFAVSIAIGSAIAAWMSQGRIVLLPAPVGTALLALFGLHLAWAVWSMQPSPKAQTLALFFAGPNTIRVAIDLAAMAIASAFLVVPTFAAVQAWSPEARRARVVAAVSIVNAGFMTVGGIVVALIQTKVSTGGILFGLAVANAVAAWLMLKFLPTNAFRDFVSILFRAFLRLEVEGMENLKAAGKAPILALNHVSFLDGPLALTLTDEEPVFAIDYTIAQAWWMKPFMKLARALPLNPAKPMSTRTLIKIVQGGDPLVIFPEGRITVTGGLMKVYDGAAMVADKTGSMVVPIRIDGLEKSPFSRLTSQHVRRRLFPKVKVTILEPVKLQVPPELKGRQRRAAAGAALYQVMSDLVFRTQDIDRTVLEKIILTANERGMKRLAVQDPVTGSLSYGKLLTAAAVLGEKFQNLYADQQTLGIMLPNANGSCATLLGVMSAGKVPAMINFTAGAANILSACKAAEVRTVLTSRAFVEQAKLGAVVEEIGRSVDIVWLDDLRKTIGLRDKLLGLLRKSTPRAPRKADDPAVILFTSGSEGTPKGVVLTHRNILANAAQAASRIDFHSGDKVFNVLPIFHSFGMTAGTVLPLISGVPVYFYPSPLHYRIVPELIYASNATIIFGTDTFLNGYARTAHPYDFRSIRYCFAGAEPVKAATRMTYMEKFGVRILEGYGVIEAAPVIAINTPMYNKSGSVGKIMPGMEYRLDPVPGVDEGGRLYVRGPNVMSGYLRAEKPGVLEPLEDGWHDTGDVVSVDDGGFITIRGRAKRFAKIGGEMISLAAVEALAGEMWKGTLSAVASVPDARKGEKLILITEAPGATRAEFLAFAKANGAMDLMVPAEVRVVPKVPVLGSGKLDFAGVTKLVRDATVIKVEAA